One genomic window of Polyangium aurulentum includes the following:
- a CDS encoding succinate dehydrogenase/fumarate reductase iron-sulfur subunit, translating into MRLVLQVWRQKSAKAAGQFVRYEANDLSPDMSLLEMLDVVNENIIGRGEEPIAFDHDCREGICGTCGFVVNGKAHGPLQGTTACQVYLRHFKDGAELWLEPWRAKAFPPIKDLVVDRSAFDRIIASGGFISVNTGGAPDGNAIPVDKESSDRAMDAAACIQCGACVAACPNASAALFVGAKIAHLGRLPQGQPERARRALQMVMTARDEGFGHCTSAGECEAVCPKNIPIDVIARTNKDYLGARLHRMTAEAGPRPVRPGTPKR; encoded by the coding sequence ATGCGTCTCGTCCTCCAGGTGTGGCGCCAGAAGAGCGCCAAGGCCGCGGGGCAGTTCGTCCGGTACGAGGCGAACGACCTCTCCCCCGACATGTCGCTGCTCGAGATGCTCGACGTGGTGAACGAGAACATCATCGGGCGGGGCGAGGAGCCCATCGCTTTCGATCACGATTGCCGCGAGGGCATCTGCGGCACGTGCGGCTTCGTGGTGAACGGCAAGGCGCACGGGCCGCTCCAGGGAACGACGGCGTGCCAGGTGTACCTGCGCCATTTCAAGGACGGCGCGGAGCTCTGGCTCGAGCCGTGGCGCGCCAAGGCATTCCCGCCGATCAAGGATCTCGTCGTCGATCGCAGCGCGTTCGATCGCATCATCGCGTCGGGCGGGTTCATCTCGGTGAACACCGGCGGCGCGCCCGACGGCAACGCGATTCCGGTGGACAAGGAGTCGTCGGACCGGGCCATGGACGCGGCCGCGTGCATCCAGTGCGGAGCGTGCGTCGCGGCTTGCCCGAACGCGTCGGCGGCGCTGTTCGTCGGCGCCAAGATCGCCCACCTCGGCCGCCTGCCGCAGGGGCAGCCGGAGCGCGCGCGCAGGGCGCTGCAAATGGTGATGACGGCCCGGGACGAGGGCTTCGGGCATTGCACCAGCGCGGGCGAATGCGAGGCGGTTTGCCCGAAGAACATCCCGATCGACGTGATTGCTCGGACGAACAAGGACTATCTCGGCGCGCGCCTGCATCGCATGACGGCCGAGGCCGGCCCGCGTCCGGTGAGGCCGGGGACGCCGAAGCGTTAA
- a CDS encoding undecaprenyl-diphosphate phosphatase, translating into MLPLYEVTLLAGIQGLAEALPVSRSGHDAVAWLWLEPGRRAATLEGLLHLGTASALLVAARQRLLAALGEGLRAIARPALLRTSPPAHDAATLVIAACASLVVRVVLRPFVELWSPAPIALGVGLVITGFALASTRFAPRPHTDAPSLPLAGLLGLGHGLGALPGASDVGAALVLLAWMGVRASRALDLALGLSALTLLAAFGEAAAAAWRGGTGLATGAVTLGLVTAFLGATIAAGLLRALLARKSLPLLALWVVPLGFATLAYARVLPVF; encoded by the coding sequence GTGCTGCCGCTCTATGAGGTGACGCTCCTCGCGGGCATCCAGGGCCTGGCCGAAGCCCTGCCCGTGTCCCGCTCGGGGCACGACGCGGTGGCGTGGCTGTGGCTCGAGCCCGGCCGGCGCGCCGCGACGCTCGAGGGCCTTCTCCACCTCGGCACCGCCTCGGCCCTGCTCGTCGCAGCACGACAGCGGCTCCTCGCCGCCCTCGGCGAAGGCCTGCGCGCCATCGCACGCCCGGCGCTCTTGCGCACGTCGCCGCCCGCGCACGACGCGGCCACGCTGGTCATCGCCGCGTGCGCGAGCCTCGTCGTGCGTGTCGTCCTGCGCCCGTTCGTCGAGCTGTGGAGCCCGGCGCCGATCGCCCTCGGGGTGGGCCTCGTGATCACGGGCTTCGCGCTCGCCAGCACCCGCTTCGCGCCAAGGCCGCACACCGACGCACCTTCGCTGCCACTCGCAGGGCTGCTCGGGCTCGGTCACGGGCTCGGGGCGCTGCCGGGCGCGTCGGACGTGGGCGCGGCGCTCGTGCTGCTCGCCTGGATGGGCGTGCGCGCCTCGCGGGCCCTGGATCTCGCGCTCGGCCTGTCCGCTTTGACCTTGCTCGCCGCGTTCGGCGAGGCGGCCGCGGCCGCGTGGCGAGGCGGCACGGGCCTCGCGACGGGCGCGGTCACGCTCGGCCTCGTCACGGCCTTCCTCGGCGCCACGATCGCCGCGGGGCTCTTGCGCGCGCTGCTCGCCCGCAAGAGCCTGCCCCTGCTCGCGCTCTGGGTCGTGCCGCTCGGATTCGCGACCCTCGCTTACGCTCGAGTACTGCCGGTTTTTTGA
- a CDS encoding fumarate reductase/succinate dehydrogenase flavoprotein subunit, producing the protein MELDAKIPDGPIEKKWEKRRFDYALVNPANRRKYTVLVVGTGLAGASAAATLGELGYRVVNLCFQDSPRRAHSIAAQGGINAAKNYQNDGDSVHRLFYDTIKGGDFRAREPNVYRLAELSVKIIDHCVAQGVPFAREYGGLLANRSFGGAQVSRTFYARGQTGQQLLLGAYQSLMRQVGAGRVTLMPRHEMLDVVLIDGRARGAIVRDLVTGEIRSIAADAVVLASGGYGNVFHLSTYARGSNATAIWRAHRRGALFGNPCFTQIHPTCIPVSGGYQSKLTLMSESLRNDGRIWVPKKKGDNRPPEQIPEDERDYYLERRYPSFGNLAPRDVASRAAKVVCDEGRGVGSSGLGVYLDFGEAIGRLGRKVIEERYGNLFDMYAEITGEDPYATPMRIYPAVHYTMGGLWVDYNLMSTIPGLFVAGEANFSDHGANRLGASALMQGLADGYFVIPYAVGDYIGRNRPTPVNPSHAAFAATRAEVDERIGRLLSAKGKRSVDSFHRELGRVMWDECGMARNRAGLERAIARIPELREQFWREVVVPGSGEELNRELEKAGRVSDFLELAELMCRDALHREESCGGHFREEYQTEEGEAARDDANFAYVAAWQWRGPGEAWALHKEPLAFDHVHLTQRSYK; encoded by the coding sequence ATGGAGCTCGACGCGAAGATCCCTGATGGGCCGATCGAGAAGAAGTGGGAGAAGCGCAGGTTCGATTATGCGCTCGTGAACCCTGCGAACCGCCGCAAATACACCGTGCTCGTCGTGGGCACGGGGCTCGCGGGCGCCTCGGCGGCGGCCACGCTCGGCGAGCTCGGCTATCGCGTGGTGAACCTCTGCTTCCAGGACAGCCCGCGAAGAGCGCACAGCATCGCGGCGCAGGGCGGCATCAACGCCGCGAAGAATTACCAGAACGACGGCGATAGCGTCCATCGCCTCTTCTACGACACGATCAAGGGCGGCGACTTCCGGGCGCGCGAGCCGAACGTCTACCGGCTCGCCGAGCTCAGCGTGAAGATCATCGATCATTGCGTGGCGCAGGGCGTCCCGTTCGCGCGCGAGTACGGCGGCCTGCTCGCCAACCGCTCCTTCGGCGGCGCCCAGGTCTCGCGCACGTTCTACGCCCGCGGGCAGACGGGGCAGCAGCTCCTGCTCGGCGCGTATCAATCGCTCATGCGGCAGGTCGGCGCGGGCAGGGTCACCCTCATGCCGCGGCACGAGATGCTCGACGTCGTGCTCATCGACGGGCGCGCCCGCGGCGCCATCGTGCGGGACCTCGTCACGGGCGAGATACGCTCCATTGCGGCCGACGCGGTGGTCCTCGCCTCGGGCGGCTATGGCAACGTCTTTCACCTCTCGACCTACGCGCGCGGCTCGAATGCGACCGCGATCTGGCGGGCCCACCGCCGCGGCGCGCTCTTCGGCAATCCCTGCTTCACGCAGATTCACCCCACGTGCATCCCGGTGAGCGGCGGCTACCAGTCGAAGCTCACCCTGATGAGCGAATCGCTTCGCAACGACGGGCGCATCTGGGTGCCGAAGAAGAAGGGCGACAACCGGCCGCCCGAGCAGATCCCCGAGGACGAGCGCGACTATTACCTCGAGCGCAGGTACCCGAGCTTCGGCAACCTCGCGCCCCGCGACGTCGCCTCCCGCGCCGCCAAGGTCGTGTGCGACGAGGGCCGCGGCGTGGGCTCGAGCGGGCTCGGCGTCTACCTCGATTTCGGCGAGGCGATCGGCAGGCTCGGGCGCAAGGTCATCGAGGAGCGCTACGGCAACCTCTTCGACATGTACGCCGAGATCACCGGCGAGGATCCCTACGCCACGCCGATGCGCATCTACCCGGCCGTGCATTACACGATGGGCGGGCTCTGGGTCGATTACAACCTGATGAGCACCATCCCGGGGCTCTTCGTGGCCGGCGAGGCGAACTTCTCGGACCACGGGGCGAACCGGCTCGGCGCGAGCGCGCTCATGCAGGGGCTCGCGGATGGGTATTTCGTCATTCCCTACGCGGTGGGCGACTACATCGGCCGCAACCGCCCGACGCCGGTCAACCCCTCGCACGCCGCATTCGCCGCGACGCGCGCCGAGGTCGACGAGCGGATCGGAAGGCTCCTCTCGGCGAAGGGAAAGCGCAGCGTCGATTCGTTCCACCGCGAGCTCGGCCGGGTCATGTGGGACGAGTGCGGGATGGCGCGCAATCGCGCGGGGCTCGAGCGGGCCATTGCGCGCATCCCCGAGCTGCGCGAGCAGTTCTGGCGGGAGGTGGTCGTGCCCGGCAGCGGCGAGGAGCTGAACCGCGAGCTCGAAAAAGCGGGGCGCGTCTCCGATTTTCTGGAGCTGGCCGAGCTGATGTGCCGCGACGCGCTGCACCGCGAGGAGTCGTGCGGTGGGCATTTCCGCGAGGAGTACCAGACGGAGGAGGGCGAGGCGGCGCGCGATGACGCCAACTTCGCCTACGTCGCGGCCTGGCAATGGCGGGGGCCCGGCGAGGCGTGGGCTCTGCACAAGGAGCCGCTCGCGTTCGACCACGTCCATTTGACGCAGAGGAGCTACAAGTAA
- a CDS encoding ATP-binding sensor histidine kinase: MFTAEEAFHEDGGVFLFRALRDADRRPVVIKALDPRRRGPSSLERLKKEYEFGRTLRTAAAVEPLELFTYRGMPALVMEDFGGEPLAVLLGAPMKLGAFLPLAARITQAVAAIHRQGVVHKDLEPQNIFVNPRTGEVKIAGFGIATRLPRELRTLQPLRLVEGSFPYMSPEQTGRMNRSVDARSDLYSLGVTFYEMLAGRRPFEAADPLGWVHCHIARMPVRLAEVEPSVPEALSAVVMKLLGKVVEERHQSAAGLLHDLERCLASFADTGTIAPFSPGERDISEQLQIPQKLYGREAEIAALLGTFEEVVATGSPALALVSGYPGIGKSSLVHELYKPIVRERGSFLAGKFDQYKRDIPYATLAEAFRSLVLEILADSEERIASVRQKLIEALGEHGQLVIEVIPQVELILGKQPDFPALPLAEAQGRFHTVFRQFLGVFARKEHPLALFLDDLQWADPGSLKLLAHVVTHPDTRYLFLIGSYRDNELDPSHPLLLALDEVKRSGARVRDIVLSPLSALHLGQLVADTIQCRIEEAVPLARLVYDKTAGNPFFAIQFLTTLHQEGLLELDATELAWRWNVERIRAKGFTDNVVDLIVRKVKRLPAATVDALKLAACVGNTASVDTLAALCGRSEDDLHEALWPAEHEGLLLRRDGTYTFVHDRVQEASYSLIPEEQRASVHLRIGRLLLSRTATEEMDERIFDIVNQLDLGASLIASQDEKDRIAELDLAAGKKARAGAAYDSAARYFSSGVALLAADAWDTRYETAFALHLHLAECEYLRGDYDGAARSLENLARRAKSRIDAAAVTVLWANLHTTQDRTGEAVLVAIECLRSFGITLVPHPVREDVDRAYEQMRYGLGDRRIEDLIDLPAMTDPETRAAMEVLAALHPPAVFTDNNLLCLVLFHMVRLSLRDGNADASGLGYAYTGAVLGSMFGNYKDGFRFGKLGYDLEEKRGLTAYKAKVYITFAQLSNPWSRHLRTGVEPLRRSFDAAMALGDLTWACYFHNQTVTLMLAKGDPLADAQRAAESGIVFVRKARYRMVEEIVVTQRRFIGELRGIPRNGDEPDEAAYEESLQAQEASIPLSVCWYWVRKLQTRFLLGDFEEAVRAASRAEALLWTSPSFFESAEHTYYAALALAARHDKARPDERPGAMAAIAAHERQLQQWSESCPENFLDRYALVSAERARLQGDTLLAMRQYELAIKSARENGFVQNEAIALEVAARFYRARGFEAFADTYLRDARSCYARWGAGEKVRRIDRLHPRLPIEGTPAAAFDVRAEQLDLLAVVKASQTISSEIVQEGLLPTLLRVVLEQGGAERARLLLARGSELCVEAAAELDERSARAEILSPVAVESSGLAPASVVHYVRRTREWLILDDASAEGARFSADEYMARVRPKSVLCLPISRQAEVIGVLYLENNLVPGAFTAEWLTALSLLASQAAISLENALLLERERTSRQAAEVAERRAAGLYREAQEAVALRDEFISVASHELRTPMTSLQLALQSAMRTGNPEAVAPLVARAFRQSERLSKLIDDLLDVSWIETGQLPLELGEVDLAAIVGEVTARLELDLERARCPVTIKANARVAGRWDRSRLDQVVTNLLANAIKFGPGKPITITVDGDAHIGRLRIEDQGIGIEDAQQERIFERFGRAVSANHYGGLGLGLFTCRKIVEAHGGSIRVESRLGAGAVFTVELPVAGPV; this comes from the coding sequence ATGTTCACGGCAGAAGAGGCCTTTCACGAAGACGGCGGCGTGTTCCTTTTCCGCGCGCTGAGGGACGCGGATCGACGGCCGGTGGTCATCAAGGCGCTCGATCCGCGCAGGCGCGGGCCGAGCAGCCTCGAGCGCTTGAAGAAGGAGTACGAGTTCGGACGGACGTTGCGCACGGCGGCGGCGGTGGAGCCGCTCGAGCTCTTCACGTACAGGGGAATGCCCGCGCTCGTGATGGAGGATTTCGGCGGCGAGCCGCTCGCGGTCCTCCTCGGCGCGCCCATGAAGCTCGGCGCATTTCTGCCGCTCGCGGCGCGTATCACGCAGGCGGTCGCGGCCATTCACCGGCAGGGCGTCGTCCACAAGGATCTGGAGCCGCAGAACATCTTCGTGAATCCGCGGACGGGCGAGGTGAAGATCGCGGGCTTCGGCATTGCGACGCGCCTGCCGCGGGAGCTGCGGACACTCCAGCCGCTGCGCCTCGTCGAGGGCTCGTTCCCCTACATGTCGCCCGAGCAGACGGGCCGGATGAACCGCTCGGTCGACGCGCGCTCCGACCTGTATTCGCTCGGCGTCACGTTCTACGAGATGCTCGCGGGCCGGAGGCCCTTCGAGGCGGCCGACCCTCTCGGCTGGGTGCATTGCCACATCGCTCGAATGCCCGTGCGTCTCGCCGAGGTCGAGCCATCGGTGCCCGAGGCGCTCTCCGCGGTCGTGATGAAGCTGCTCGGGAAGGTGGTCGAGGAGCGTCATCAGAGCGCCGCCGGGCTTTTGCACGACCTCGAGCGCTGCCTCGCCTCGTTCGCGGACACGGGCACGATCGCGCCTTTCTCGCCGGGGGAGCGCGACATCTCGGAGCAACTCCAGATCCCGCAGAAGCTTTATGGTCGCGAGGCGGAGATCGCGGCGCTCCTCGGGACGTTCGAGGAGGTCGTCGCGACGGGCTCTCCCGCGCTCGCGCTCGTCTCGGGCTATCCCGGGATCGGCAAATCGTCGCTCGTGCACGAGCTCTACAAGCCCATCGTGCGCGAGCGGGGCTCGTTTCTCGCGGGCAAGTTCGATCAATACAAGCGCGACATCCCCTACGCGACCCTCGCCGAGGCATTCCGCTCGCTCGTGCTCGAGATCCTCGCCGACAGCGAGGAGCGCATCGCGAGCGTCCGGCAAAAGCTCATCGAGGCGCTCGGGGAGCATGGTCAGCTCGTCATCGAGGTGATCCCGCAGGTCGAGCTGATCCTCGGCAAGCAGCCCGACTTCCCGGCGCTGCCCCTCGCGGAGGCGCAGGGCCGGTTTCACACGGTATTCCGTCAGTTCCTCGGCGTGTTCGCCCGCAAGGAGCACCCGCTCGCGCTCTTCCTCGACGATCTGCAATGGGCCGACCCGGGGAGCCTCAAGCTGCTCGCGCACGTCGTCACCCACCCCGATACGCGCTATCTCTTTTTGATCGGATCGTACCGCGACAACGAGCTCGACCCCTCGCACCCCTTGCTGCTCGCGCTCGACGAGGTGAAGCGCAGCGGCGCGCGGGTGCGCGACATCGTCCTGTCGCCGCTCTCCGCCCTGCACCTCGGCCAGCTCGTGGCCGATACGATCCAGTGCCGCATCGAGGAGGCGGTGCCGCTCGCGCGGCTCGTCTACGACAAGACCGCCGGCAATCCGTTCTTCGCGATCCAGTTTCTCACCACCTTGCACCAGGAGGGCCTGCTCGAGCTCGACGCGACCGAGCTCGCCTGGCGGTGGAACGTCGAGCGCATTCGCGCCAAGGGTTTCACCGATAACGTCGTCGACCTCATCGTGCGCAAGGTCAAGCGCCTCCCCGCCGCGACGGTAGACGCGTTGAAGCTGGCCGCCTGCGTGGGCAATACCGCGAGCGTCGATACCCTCGCCGCCCTCTGCGGGCGCTCGGAGGACGACCTGCACGAGGCGCTCTGGCCCGCCGAGCACGAGGGGCTGCTCCTGCGCCGGGACGGCACCTACACGTTCGTGCACGACCGGGTCCAGGAGGCATCGTATTCGCTGATCCCCGAGGAACAGCGCGCGTCCGTGCACCTGCGGATCGGCCGGCTCCTGCTGTCGCGCACGGCGACGGAGGAGATGGATGAGCGCATCTTCGACATCGTCAACCAGCTCGACCTCGGCGCCTCGCTGATCGCGTCGCAGGACGAAAAGGACCGGATCGCGGAGCTTGACCTCGCAGCTGGCAAGAAGGCGAGGGCGGGCGCGGCGTACGACTCGGCGGCCAGGTATTTCTCCTCGGGCGTGGCCCTGCTCGCGGCCGACGCGTGGGATACGCGCTACGAGACCGCGTTCGCCCTGCACCTGCACCTCGCCGAGTGCGAGTACCTGCGCGGCGATTACGACGGGGCGGCGCGCTCGCTCGAGAACCTCGCGCGCAGGGCGAAGAGCCGCATCGACGCGGCGGCCGTCACCGTCCTCTGGGCGAACCTGCACACGACGCAAGACCGCACGGGCGAGGCGGTTCTGGTCGCGATCGAATGCCTGCGCTCGTTCGGCATCACGCTCGTGCCCCACCCCGTGCGCGAGGACGTCGACCGCGCGTACGAGCAGATGCGTTATGGTCTTGGCGACCGCCGGATCGAGGACCTCATCGATCTGCCGGCCATGACCGACCCCGAGACGCGGGCGGCGATGGAGGTGCTCGCGGCGCTGCACCCGCCGGCGGTGTTCACCGACAACAACCTCCTTTGCCTCGTGCTGTTTCACATGGTGCGCCTCAGCTTGCGCGATGGCAATGCCGACGCCTCCGGGCTCGGGTACGCCTACACGGGCGCGGTGCTGGGGTCGATGTTCGGCAATTACAAGGACGGCTTTCGCTTCGGCAAGCTCGGCTACGACCTCGAGGAGAAGCGCGGGCTCACGGCCTACAAGGCGAAGGTCTACATCACGTTCGCGCAGCTCAGCAATCCGTGGTCGCGGCACCTGCGCACCGGGGTCGAGCCCCTGCGGCGCTCGTTCGACGCCGCCATGGCGCTCGGCGATCTGACCTGGGCCTGCTATTTCCACAATCAAACGGTCACGCTGATGCTGGCCAAGGGCGACCCGCTCGCCGACGCGCAGCGCGCCGCCGAGAGCGGCATCGTGTTCGTGCGCAAGGCCCGCTACCGCATGGTGGAGGAGATCGTCGTCACCCAGCGGCGCTTCATCGGCGAGCTGCGCGGCATCCCGCGCAATGGCGACGAGCCCGACGAGGCCGCGTACGAAGAATCCCTGCAAGCGCAGGAGGCGAGCATTCCGCTGTCCGTGTGCTGGTACTGGGTGCGCAAGCTCCAGACGCGCTTTCTGCTCGGCGATTTCGAGGAGGCGGTGCGCGCGGCGTCGAGGGCCGAGGCGCTGCTCTGGACCTCGCCCTCTTTCTTCGAGAGCGCCGAGCACACCTATTACGCCGCCCTCGCGCTCGCCGCGAGGCACGACAAGGCTCGTCCCGACGAGCGGCCGGGAGCCATGGCGGCGATCGCCGCCCACGAGCGGCAATTGCAGCAATGGTCCGAGAGCTGCCCCGAGAACTTCCTCGACCGCTACGCGCTCGTCTCGGCCGAGCGCGCGCGCCTCCAGGGCGACACGCTCCTCGCCATGCGCCAGTACGAGCTCGCCATCAAGTCCGCGCGCGAGAACGGATTCGTCCAGAACGAGGCCATCGCCCTCGAGGTGGCCGCGCGATTTTACCGAGCTCGAGGTTTCGAGGCGTTCGCGGACACGTACCTGCGCGATGCGCGCTCCTGCTATGCCCGCTGGGGGGCCGGCGAGAAGGTCCGCCGCATCGACAGGCTCCATCCGCGCCTGCCGATCGAGGGCACACCCGCGGCGGCGTTCGACGTGCGGGCCGAGCAGCTCGATCTGCTCGCGGTCGTGAAGGCGTCGCAGACCATTTCGAGCGAGATTGTCCAGGAGGGGCTCCTCCCCACGCTGCTCCGGGTCGTCCTCGAGCAGGGCGGCGCCGAGCGTGCGCGCCTGCTCCTCGCCCGCGGCAGCGAGCTTTGCGTCGAGGCGGCGGCCGAGCTCGACGAGCGAAGCGCGCGCGCGGAGATCCTGTCGCCGGTCGCGGTCGAATCGTCCGGGCTCGCGCCCGCTTCGGTCGTGCACTACGTGCGCCGGACGAGGGAATGGCTGATCCTCGACGACGCGAGCGCCGAGGGGGCGAGGTTCTCCGCAGATGAATACATGGCCCGAGTCCGGCCGAAATCGGTGCTGTGCCTGCCGATATCGAGGCAGGCCGAGGTGATCGGCGTCCTTTATCTCGAAAACAACCTCGTCCCCGGCGCATTCACGGCGGAGTGGCTCACGGCCCTGTCGCTGCTCGCCTCGCAGGCCGCCATCTCGCTGGAGAACGCATTGCTCCTCGAGCGGGAGCGCACCTCCCGCCAGGCCGCGGAGGTGGCAGAGCGGCGCGCGGCGGGGCTCTACCGCGAGGCGCAGGAGGCCGTGGCCCTGCGCGACGAGTTCATCTCCGTCGCCTCTCATGAATTGCGCACGCCAATGACCTCGCTCCAGCTCGCGCTGCAATCCGCCATGCGCACGGGCAACCCCGAGGCCGTGGCGCCGCTCGTCGCCCGCGCATTCCGGCAAAGCGAGCGCCTGTCCAAGCTCATCGACGATCTGCTCGACGTGTCGTGGATCGAGACCGGCCAGCTCCCGCTCGAGCTCGGCGAGGTCGATCTCGCGGCCATCGTCGGCGAGGTGACCGCGCGCCTCGAGCTCGACCTCGAGCGGGCGCGATGCCCCGTGACGATCAAGGCGAACGCGCGGGTCGCGGGCCGCTGGGACAGGTCCCGCCTCGATCAGGTCGTCACGAACCTCCTCGCGAACGCCATCAAATTCGGCCCCGGCAAGCCGATCACGATCACCGTCGACGGCGACGCGCACATCGGGCGGCTTCGGATCGAGGATCAGGGCATTGGCATCGAAGACGCCCAGCAGGAGCGCATCTTCGAGCGCTTCGGGCGGGCCGTGTCAGCCAACCATTACGGCGGCCTCGGGCTCGGCCTCTTCACCTGCCGCAAGATCGTCGAGGCGCACGGGGGCTCGATCCGCGTCGAGAGCCGGCTCGGCGCCGGCGCCGTCTTCACGGTCGAGCTGCCCGTCGCCGGTCCAGTTTAA
- a CDS encoding succinate dehydrogenase cytochrome b subunit has translation MAASGRAPLTNVAKKALMAASGLVLTAYVVGHLLGNLSFYAGQEAIDAYAVMLRKYPPLLWSARAILFASVAVHVVVAIDLYTRKSAARPVAYARYDRVASSLGAKTMIWTGFVLLAFIVYHVLHLTLGVVHPAFIHGQVYANMMRGLSVIPVAVFYVIGMVALGLHMSHGIWSMTQSVGLAVRHEGMRAIQRIAVALAVILAVGFASIPITIVYLALGAGR, from the coding sequence ATGGCGGCGAGCGGCCGCGCTCCGCTCACGAACGTGGCCAAGAAGGCCCTCATGGCGGCGAGCGGCCTCGTTTTGACGGCGTACGTGGTCGGCCACCTCCTGGGCAACCTGTCGTTTTACGCGGGCCAGGAGGCGATCGACGCCTACGCGGTCATGCTGCGCAAATATCCACCCCTGCTCTGGTCGGCGCGGGCAATCCTCTTCGCATCGGTCGCAGTGCACGTGGTCGTCGCGATCGACCTCTACACCCGCAAGTCTGCGGCCCGGCCGGTGGCCTACGCGCGGTACGACCGCGTCGCGTCGAGCCTGGGCGCGAAGACGATGATCTGGACGGGCTTCGTCCTGCTCGCCTTCATCGTCTATCACGTCCTGCACCTCACGCTCGGCGTGGTGCACCCGGCGTTCATCCACGGCCAGGTCTACGCGAACATGATGCGGGGTTTGTCCGTGATTCCCGTGGCGGTGTTCTACGTGATCGGCATGGTGGCGCTCGGGCTGCACATGTCGCACGGCATCTGGAGCATGACGCAATCGGTCGGGCTCGCGGTGCGGCACGAGGGGATGCGCGCGATCCAGCGGATCGCCGTGGCGCTCGCGGTGATCCTCGCCGTGGGGTTCGCCTCCATCCCGATCACGATCGTTTACCTCGCCCTCGGAGCGGGGCGGTAG
- a CDS encoding cyclic nucleotide-binding/CBS domain-containing protein — protein MKGHARQIMTHHATAVGPDTELGEIASLLVDAAIGGVPVVDEHEVVVGFVSETDLMSTLLRGAPANTTARDVMSHPPIVVDEFATTDDVMTILRTSQIHHLPVVRNGRLVGIITPLDILKYFVQKVMPPPPEVG, from the coding sequence ATGAAGGGACACGCGCGGCAGATCATGACCCACCACGCGACGGCGGTCGGCCCCGATACAGAGCTCGGGGAGATCGCGAGCCTGCTCGTCGACGCAGCCATCGGCGGCGTGCCGGTGGTGGACGAGCACGAGGTGGTGGTCGGGTTCGTGAGCGAGACGGACCTGATGTCGACGCTCCTGCGCGGAGCGCCCGCCAACACGACCGCGCGCGACGTGATGAGCCACCCGCCGATCGTCGTGGACGAATTCGCCACGACGGACGACGTGATGACGATCCTGCGGACGAGCCAGATTCACCACTTGCCCGTGGTGAGGAACGGGCGGCTCGTCGGGATCATCACGCCGCTCGATATCCTCAAATACTTCGTGCAGAAGGTGATGCCGCCGCCGCCGGAGGTGGGGTAG
- a CDS encoding mannose-1-phosphate guanylyltransferase translates to MSQSMQNNVYALILAGGAGTRFWPASRAALPKQLLPLVGTSPLITQTAERVLPLVGWERLLVATGKHLVEQTASLLTELLAGNMLVEPAPRNTAPCIGWAAFRVARTDPDGVLIVLPSDHHVQDVEGFGAVLAEAVRSASSGMITTIGIHPTHPETGYGYIEVVDDVTGIEAMAALRFVEKPDRERAEAFVDGGRHLWNAGMFIFRARDMVAAIRAHMPALAAGLDEIDRAAAAGDEDAAVERIFPTLPSISIDHGVMDHIDSFAVVPGDFGWSDVGSFQTAWELAEKDMAANAAPHGSVFIDAKRNLVMDLRKKAPDRRVIALVGVDDLVVVETDDALLVVPRARAQDVKEVVAVLKARGDGKLV, encoded by the coding sequence GTGAGCCAGTCCATGCAAAACAACGTCTACGCACTGATCCTCGCCGGCGGCGCGGGCACGCGCTTCTGGCCGGCCTCGCGCGCGGCGCTGCCCAAGCAACTCCTGCCCCTCGTGGGCACCTCTCCGCTCATCACGCAGACGGCCGAGCGCGTTCTGCCGCTCGTGGGCTGGGAGCGGCTCCTGGTGGCGACGGGCAAGCACCTCGTCGAGCAGACCGCGTCGCTTTTGACCGAGCTCCTCGCGGGAAACATGCTGGTCGAGCCCGCCCCGCGAAACACCGCGCCGTGCATCGGCTGGGCGGCATTTCGCGTCGCGCGCACCGATCCCGACGGCGTGCTCATCGTGCTGCCGAGCGACCACCACGTGCAGGACGTCGAGGGCTTCGGGGCGGTGCTCGCAGAGGCCGTGCGATCGGCCTCGTCGGGGATGATCACGACCATCGGCATTCACCCGACGCACCCCGAGACCGGCTATGGGTACATCGAGGTCGTCGACGACGTCACGGGAATCGAGGCGATGGCCGCGCTGCGCTTCGTCGAGAAGCCCGACCGGGAGCGGGCGGAGGCATTCGTGGACGGCGGCCGTCACCTGTGGAACGCGGGGATGTTCATCTTCCGCGCGCGGGACATGGTGGCCGCGATCCGCGCGCACATGCCCGCGCTCGCGGCGGGGCTCGACGAGATCGACCGCGCCGCCGCGGCGGGCGACGAGGACGCGGCCGTCGAGCGGATCTTCCCGACGCTGCCGTCGATCAGCATCGACCACGGGGTGATGGACCATATCGACAGCTTCGCCGTGGTGCCCGGCGATTTCGGCTGGAGCGACGTGGGCAGCTTCCAGACGGCGTGGGAGCTGGCCGAGAAGGACATGGCCGCGAATGCGGCGCCGCACGGGTCGGTGTTCATCGACGCGAAGCGGAACCTGGTGATGGACCTGCGCAAAAAGGCGCCGGATCGGCGGGTGATCGCGCTCGTGGGCGTGGATGACCTCGTCGTCGTCGAGACGGACGACGCGCTGCTCGTGGTGCCGCGCGCGAGGGCGCAGGACGTGAAAGAGGTCGTGGCGGTGCTCAAGGCGCGCGGCGACGGCAAGCTCGTCTGA